The sequence ATGGTTCTGAAATGTTGTACAATAGAGAAAACGTTCTCAATGAAAAAGGTTTTTATGTTGTAAACAGAGAAGAAAATATCTGGGTTTAATTAGGAAAGATAAAATGTTTGATATAACGTTGATACCTTTCTTATAGTTTTTGTGATTTCATATTTATTGATGAGTATTTATATGGAATGAGATGTCGATCGATTAATTTAAGGATCTTTGTACCGTTAAAATTTTAACTTGACTCTACCCTCTGATTGGAGTATAATACTCTAAATAGAGTGTTATGAGGAGGGGTAGTAGATGGAAACTTTTTGGTTTTTTGTAATCGTTGGATTTTTAGCTCAAGTAGTTGATGGGGCATTAGGGATGGCTTATGGGGTTATTTCAAACTCTCTTTTGCTTACCGCTGGTGTGGCCCCTGCGATATCAAGTGCGTCTGTTCATTTTGCTGAAATTTTCACCACCCTTGTATCCGGATATTCTCATCTTAAGTTTGGTAATGTTGATAAAAGCCTTTTTAAAAAGCTTGTGATACCAGGTATTATCGGTGGGATTATAGGGGCATATATATTATCTAACATTGACGGAAGCAAAATTAAACCTTATATCGGGATCTATTTGTTGATAATGGGTTTAAGAATTTTATTTAAAGTATTTACTATTAACAAACCTTCAAAAGAAAAAATAACAAAAAGAAGGCATTATTCTTTCTTAGGATTAGTGGGAGGCTTTTTTGATGCCGTTGGTGGTGGTGGTTGGGGACCAATTGTTACTTCAACTTTAGTATCGGATGGCAAGCATCCTGCAAAAACAGT comes from Petrotoga sibirica DSM 13575 and encodes:
- a CDS encoding sulfite exporter TauE/SafE family protein, with protein sequence METFWFFVIVGFLAQVVDGALGMAYGVISNSLLLTAGVAPAISSASVHFAEIFTTLVSGYSHLKFGNVDKSLFKKLVIPGIIGGIIGAYILSNIDGSKIKPYIGIYLLIMGLRILFKVFTINKPSKEKITKRRHYSFLGLVGGFFDAVGGGGWGPIVTSTLVSDGKHPAKTVGSVNAAEFFVTVSEVAAFIALLSQFNWQVIIGLIVGGVLAAPIAAFMTKKIPTKVLMVSLGCVISILSIRMIVL